The following proteins are encoded in a genomic region of Takifugu rubripes chromosome 21, fTakRub1.2, whole genome shotgun sequence:
- the kif2a gene encoding kinesin-like protein KIF2A isoform X2, with protein MAAGFGKIVIGTYVEIKRSDGRIHQAMVTSMNDENESVTVEWIENGDTKGKEIDLESIFALNPDVAPIEDIPPSPETPPPPTPACVKVSKIAKNRRTIAPPKADTPSRENRALATRARATQPQQGEPAPPPPPQQAAQTTQAQTQQQIQNARRKSNCVKEVEKLQEKRERRRLQQQELREKRAQEIDTTIPNYEILQMIRDFRASLDYRPLTTTDVIEEHRICVCVRKRPLNKKELSMKDLDVITIPSKDVVMVHEPKQKVDLTRFLENQTFRFDYAFDESTTNEMVYRFTARPLVETIFDRGMATCFAYGQTGSGKTHTMGGDFSGKNQDCSKGIYVLAARDVFLMLKKPNYKKLELQVYSTFFEIYSGKVFDLLNRKAKLRVLEDGKQQVQVVGLQEKEVRCTEDVLKLIEVGNSCRTSGQTSANAHSSRSHAVFQIILRRKDKMHGKFSLIDLAGNERGADTSSADRQTRLEGAEINKSLLALKECIRALGRNKAHTPFRASKLTQVLRDSFIGENSRTCMIATISPGMTSCENTLNTLRYANRVKELTVVPNQIIEGVRPNIHAVNQLDVMDENWLSISPQRDDLKLLCEQNEEEVSPQLFTFHEVVSQLVEMEEQVLEDHRAVFQESIRWLEDEKMLLEMTEEVDYDVESYATQLEQILDQKIDILIELRDKVKLFRSALQEEEQASKQINPKKPRGL; from the exons ATGGCGGCGGGTTTTGGCAAGATTGTTATTGGTACTTATGTGGAGATAAAGCGGAGTGATG GGCGCATACATCAGGCAATGGTGACGTCAATGAACGATGAGAACGAGAGTGTCACTGTGGAGTGGATAGAAAATGGagacacaaaaggaaaagag ATTGACCTGGAAAGTATATTTGCACTCAACCCAGATGTGGCCCCAATCGAGGACATTCCTCCGAGTCCGGAGACCCCACCCCCGCCCACACCTGCGTGCGTGAAGGTCAGCAAGATTGCAAAG aaccGTCGTACAATAGCACCTCCGAAGGCTGACACTCCATCCAGGGAAAATAGAG CGCTAGCAACCCGGGCCAGAGCCACACAGCCACAGCAGGGAgaacctgcccccccacctccaccccagcaggctgcacagacCACCCAGGCTCAGACCCAACAGCAGATCCAGAATG CGCGGAGGAAGTCGAACTGTGTAAAGGAGGTGGAGAAACTGCAGGAGAAGCGAGAAAGGCGTCggcttcagcagcaggagctcaggGAGAAAAGAGCTCAG GAGATCGACACCACAATTCCAAACTATGAAATCCTGCAAATGATCCGAGATTTCCGAGCCAGTCTAGACTACCGGCCCCTGACCACAACTGACGTG ATTGAAGAGCATAGAATTTGTGTCTGTGTAAGGAAGCGTCCACTCAATAAGAAAG AGTTATCTATGAAGGACCTAGATGTGATCACCATTCCCAGTAAGGATGTGGTAATGGTTCATGAGCCTAAGCAAAAAGTGGACCTCACCCGCTTCCTGGAGAACCAGACCTTCCGTTTTGACTACGCTTTTGACGAGAGCACCACTAATGAAATGGTTTACAG GTTCACTGCCAGACCTCTAGTAGAGACCATTTTTGACCGAGGCATGGCCACATGCTTTGCTTATGGGCAGACCGGCAGTGGGAAAACACAT ACCATGGGTGGAGATTTCTCTGGCAAGAACCAAGACTGCTCCAAAGGAATTTATGTACTAGCTG CTCGGGACGTATTTCTCATGTTGAAGAAGCCCAACTACAAGAAGCTGGAGCTACAAGTCTATTCTACCTTCTTCGAAATCTACAGTGGAAAA GTCTTTGATCTTCTGAACCGTAAAGCCAAGCTGAGGGTGCTGGAGGACGGGAAACAGCAAGTTCAGGTTGTGGGGCTCCAAGAGAAGGAGGTCCGGTGCACAGAAGATGTCCTGAAACTCATCGAAGTGGGCAACAGCTGCAG AACATCGGGGCAGACGTCGGCCAACGCCCATTCGTCCCGCAGCCACGCTGTATTCCAGATAATTCTTCGTAGGAAGGACAAGATGCACGGCAAGTTCTCCCTGATCGACCTTGCAGGAAACGAGAGGGGGGCCGATACTTCGAGTGCCGACCGCCAAACCCGCCTGGAGGGAGCTGAGATTAATAAAAGCCTGCTGGCTCTAAAG gaatGTATCAGGGCTCTTGGCCGTAACAAGGCCCACACTCCATTCAGAGCCAGTAAACTCACCCAGGTCCTCAGGGACTCTTTCATTGGGGAGAATTCACGCACATGCATG ATTGCAACGATCTCCCCCGGTATGACATCGTGCGAgaacacactgaacacactACGTTACGCCAACAG ggTAAAGGAACTGACCGTGGTCCCCAACCAAATAATCGAGGGCGTTCGGCCCAACATCCACGCCGTCAACCAGCTGGACGTTATGGACGAGAACTGGCTGAGTATCTCGCCACAGAGAGATGACCTCAAACTACTCTGTGAACAGAAT gaggaggaagtgtcTCCCCAGCTCTTTACCTTCCATGAGGTGGTCTCCCAGTTGGTAGAAATGGAGGAGCAGGTCCTGGAAGACCACCGAGCAGTTTTCCAG GAATCCATCCGGTGGCTGGAGGATGagaagatgctgctggagatgacAGAAGAGGTGGATTATGACGTGGAGTCCTACGCAACTCAGCTGGAACAGATCCTGGATCAGAAGATCGACATCCTCATCGAGCTCCGAG ATAAAGTGAAGTTATTCCGCTCTgcgctccaggaggaggagcaggccagTAAACAGATCAACCCCAAGAAGCCACGCGGGCTTTAG
- the kif2a gene encoding kinesin-like protein KIF2A isoform X1: protein MAAGFGKIVIGTYVEIKRSDGRIHQAMVTSMNDENESVTVEWIENGDTKGKEIDLESIFALNPDVAPIEDIPPSPETPPPPTPACVKVSKIAKNRRTIAPPKADTPSRENRALATRARATQPQQGEPAPPPPPQQAAQTTQAQTQQQIQNARRKSNCVKEVEKLQEKRERRRLQQQELREKRAQEIDTTIPNYEILQMIRDFRASLDYRPLTTTDVIEEHRICVCVRKRPLNKKELSMKDLDVITIPSKDVVMVHEPKQKVDLTRFLENQTFRFDYAFDESTTNEMVYRFTARPLVETIFDRGMATCFAYGQTGSGKTHTMGGDFSGKNQDCSKGIYVLAARDVFLMLKKPNYKKLELQVYSTFFEIYSGKVFDLLNRKAKLRVLEDGKQQVQVVGLQEKEVRCTEDVLKLIEVGNSCRTSGQTSANAHSSRSHAVFQIILRRKDKMHGKFSLIDLAGNERGADTSSADRQTRLEGAEINKSLLALKECIRALGRNKAHTPFRASKLTQVLRDSFIGENSRTCMIATISPGMTSCENTLNTLRYANRVKEFGISPSDIPFSQGSQGSRPDHSPTNTFEYDDFAATSPSRVKELTVVPNQIIEGVRPNIHAVNQLDVMDENWLSISPQRDDLKLLCEQNEEEVSPQLFTFHEVVSQLVEMEEQVLEDHRAVFQESIRWLEDEKMLLEMTEEVDYDVESYATQLEQILDQKIDILIELRDKVKLFRSALQEEEQASKQINPKKPRGL from the exons ATGGCGGCGGGTTTTGGCAAGATTGTTATTGGTACTTATGTGGAGATAAAGCGGAGTGATG GGCGCATACATCAGGCAATGGTGACGTCAATGAACGATGAGAACGAGAGTGTCACTGTGGAGTGGATAGAAAATGGagacacaaaaggaaaagag ATTGACCTGGAAAGTATATTTGCACTCAACCCAGATGTGGCCCCAATCGAGGACATTCCTCCGAGTCCGGAGACCCCACCCCCGCCCACACCTGCGTGCGTGAAGGTCAGCAAGATTGCAAAG aaccGTCGTACAATAGCACCTCCGAAGGCTGACACTCCATCCAGGGAAAATAGAG CGCTAGCAACCCGGGCCAGAGCCACACAGCCACAGCAGGGAgaacctgcccccccacctccaccccagcaggctgcacagacCACCCAGGCTCAGACCCAACAGCAGATCCAGAATG CGCGGAGGAAGTCGAACTGTGTAAAGGAGGTGGAGAAACTGCAGGAGAAGCGAGAAAGGCGTCggcttcagcagcaggagctcaggGAGAAAAGAGCTCAG GAGATCGACACCACAATTCCAAACTATGAAATCCTGCAAATGATCCGAGATTTCCGAGCCAGTCTAGACTACCGGCCCCTGACCACAACTGACGTG ATTGAAGAGCATAGAATTTGTGTCTGTGTAAGGAAGCGTCCACTCAATAAGAAAG AGTTATCTATGAAGGACCTAGATGTGATCACCATTCCCAGTAAGGATGTGGTAATGGTTCATGAGCCTAAGCAAAAAGTGGACCTCACCCGCTTCCTGGAGAACCAGACCTTCCGTTTTGACTACGCTTTTGACGAGAGCACCACTAATGAAATGGTTTACAG GTTCACTGCCAGACCTCTAGTAGAGACCATTTTTGACCGAGGCATGGCCACATGCTTTGCTTATGGGCAGACCGGCAGTGGGAAAACACAT ACCATGGGTGGAGATTTCTCTGGCAAGAACCAAGACTGCTCCAAAGGAATTTATGTACTAGCTG CTCGGGACGTATTTCTCATGTTGAAGAAGCCCAACTACAAGAAGCTGGAGCTACAAGTCTATTCTACCTTCTTCGAAATCTACAGTGGAAAA GTCTTTGATCTTCTGAACCGTAAAGCCAAGCTGAGGGTGCTGGAGGACGGGAAACAGCAAGTTCAGGTTGTGGGGCTCCAAGAGAAGGAGGTCCGGTGCACAGAAGATGTCCTGAAACTCATCGAAGTGGGCAACAGCTGCAG AACATCGGGGCAGACGTCGGCCAACGCCCATTCGTCCCGCAGCCACGCTGTATTCCAGATAATTCTTCGTAGGAAGGACAAGATGCACGGCAAGTTCTCCCTGATCGACCTTGCAGGAAACGAGAGGGGGGCCGATACTTCGAGTGCCGACCGCCAAACCCGCCTGGAGGGAGCTGAGATTAATAAAAGCCTGCTGGCTCTAAAG gaatGTATCAGGGCTCTTGGCCGTAACAAGGCCCACACTCCATTCAGAGCCAGTAAACTCACCCAGGTCCTCAGGGACTCTTTCATTGGGGAGAATTCACGCACATGCATG ATTGCAACGATCTCCCCCGGTATGACATCGTGCGAgaacacactgaacacactACGTTACGCCAACAG AGTGAAGGAGTTTGGGATTAGTCCATCGGACATCCCCTTCTCCCAGGGCAGTCAGGGGAGTCGCCCTGACCACTCGCCTACCAATACCTTTGAGTACGATGACTTTGCTGCTACCTCTCCCAGCAG ggTAAAGGAACTGACCGTGGTCCCCAACCAAATAATCGAGGGCGTTCGGCCCAACATCCACGCCGTCAACCAGCTGGACGTTATGGACGAGAACTGGCTGAGTATCTCGCCACAGAGAGATGACCTCAAACTACTCTGTGAACAGAAT gaggaggaagtgtcTCCCCAGCTCTTTACCTTCCATGAGGTGGTCTCCCAGTTGGTAGAAATGGAGGAGCAGGTCCTGGAAGACCACCGAGCAGTTTTCCAG GAATCCATCCGGTGGCTGGAGGATGagaagatgctgctggagatgacAGAAGAGGTGGATTATGACGTGGAGTCCTACGCAACTCAGCTGGAACAGATCCTGGATCAGAAGATCGACATCCTCATCGAGCTCCGAG ATAAAGTGAAGTTATTCCGCTCTgcgctccaggaggaggagcaggccagTAAACAGATCAACCCCAAGAAGCCACGCGGGCTTTAG
- the unc45b gene encoding protein unc-45 homolog B gives MGDPVQLKDEGNKHFQAGDIDKAIECYSSAIKVCPDKKMLAVIYRNRSACYLKKEKYNNAASDASKAIDVDAADIKALYRRCQALEKLGKLDMAFKDVQRCATLEPKNRTFLETLRRLGAEIQAKLKTTFSTDSRVQNMFDILLDEEMGKENKEKAANNLIVLAREDAGAERIFQNNGVPLLLNLIATGKPEMILAAVRTLSGMCTGHKARAMAILHMVGVDKLCSVMAIDDEEIALAACNLFQCINDSLTGGDKREYGKEEALVLDASKDLKTILLSLLEMVASKKVSGHGRDQALNLLSKNVPRKIRKEKDNSRTLFTIDHGLKKILKVCGQVPELPDQLPLTENTQLIASVLLNKLYDDLTCDPERANFKDICEEYIKSKIDPKDMDKTIHAVNTISGLLQGPFDVGNALVGHQGIMEMMVALCGSERDVDQMVAVEALIHSSSKMSRASFFITNGVSLLKDIYKKTKNERIKIRALVGLCKLGSAGGDDYSLRQFAEGSTEKLAKQCRKWLCNPQIDTKTRKWAIEGLAYLTNDADVKDDFVEDELALKAMFELAKSKDKTILYAVACTLINCTNSYDKKEIIPELVQLAKFSKQHVPEQHPKDKKDFIEQRVKRLLKAGVTSALAVMVKADNSILTEQTKEMLARVFLALSENPRDRGTIVAEGGGKALIPLALEGTEAGKVKASHALAKIASISNPEIAFPGERVYEVIRPLVSLLHTDRDGKQNYEALRGLTNLAGFSEKLRVKIVKESALPDIESYMFEQHDQLRQAATECMCNLVTCKEVQERFLQDGNDRLKLLVLLCGEDDEGLQTAAAGALAMLTAVQKKLCTKLTTVTLQWLEILQRLCLHHNPQIQHRGIVIVYNMLNSDDSELAKKLIESEMLEILSVIGKAEDSPKRQEALDAARTCLVKAMDLGLIKPFTNTS, from the exons ATGGGAGACCCTGTCCAGTTAAAAGATGAGGGAAACAAACacttccaggctggagacattgaCAAGGCCATTGAGTGTTATTCTAGTGCCATTAAGGTGTGCCCTGACAAAAAAATGCTGGCTGTTATATACAGGAACAGGTCTGCATGCTACTTAAAAAAG GAAAAGTACAATAATGCAGCATCAGATGCATCTAAAG CAATTGACGTTGACGCCGCAGATATTAAAGCTTTGTACCGGCGTTGCCAAGCTCTGGAGAAGCTGGGCAAACTGGACATGGCTTTCAAAGATGTGCAGCGATGCGCCACCCTTGAACCAAAGAACAGGACCTTTCTGGAGACCCTCCGTAGACTAGGCGCAGAAATCCAGGCCAAG CTCAAGACAACATTTTCCACAGACTCGAGGGTACAGAACATGTTCGACATTCTCCTCGATGAGGAAAtgggaaaagaaaataaagaaaag GCTGCCAACAACCTCATTGTGTTGGCCAGAGAGgatgcaggagcagagagaatCTTCCAGAATAACGGGGTGCCTCTGCTGCTGAACCTGATCGCGACAGGCAAACCGGAGATGATCCTTGCTGCAGTTCGGACGTTGTCAGGAATGTGCACAGGACACAAAGCCCGG GCCATGGCTATTCTTCACATGGTGGGCGTTGATAAGCTGTGCAGCGTCATGGCTATTGATGATGAGGAGATTGCGCTGGCGGCCTGCAACCTCTTCCAGTGCATCAATGACTCCCTCACAGGTGGAGACAAAAGGGAATATGGGAAAGAAGAAGCTTTGGTTTTGG ATGCATCTAAAGACCTTAAAACgattcttctctctctgctggagATGGTTGCGAGTAAGAAGGTGTCTGGCCATGGCAGAGATCAAGCTCTGAATCTGCTGAGCAAGAATGTTCCTCGCaaaatcagaaaagaaaaagacaattcCCGCACCCTCTTTACTATTGATCATG GTCTGAAGAAGATCCTCAAGGTGTGTGGCCAGGTCCCTGAACTTCCAGACCAGTTGCCGCTGACTGAGAATACGCAGCTGATTGCCAGTGTGCTCTTAAACAAGCTCTATGACGACCTCACCTGTGACCCCGAGAGAGCCAATTTCAAAGACATTTGTGAAGAATACATAAA ATCCAAAATTGACCCCAAAGACATGGACAAGACCATCCATGCAGTCAACACCATCTCAGGGTTGCTGCAGGGTCCTTTTGACGTTGGCAATGCTCTTGTGGGGCACCAAGGCATCATGGAGATGATGGTGGCGCTGTGCGGCTCCGAACGTGACGTGGACCAGATGGTTGCAGTCGAGGCACTGATCCACTCCTCCTCAAAGATGAGCCGTGCCAGCTTCTTCATCACCAACGGCGTATCGCTGCTCAAGGACATTTACAAGAAGACCAAGAACGAAAGGATCAAAATCCGTGCACTGGTG GGACTCTGTAAATTGGGGTCAGCCGGCGGTGATGATTACAGTTTAAGGCAATTTGCTGAAGGCTCCACAGAAAAACTGGCCAAGCAGTGCAGGAA ATGGCTTTGTAATCCTCAGATTGATACCAAGACAAGAAAATGGGCTATTGAGGGTCTTGCTTATCTGACTAACGATGCTGATGTGAAGGATGACTTTGTGGAGGATGAACTTGCTTTGAAAGCCATGTTTGAACTGGCCAAG TCTAAGGACAAAACAATCCTATATGCAGTAGCTTGCACTCTGATTAACTGCACCAACAGTTACGACAAGAAGGAGATCATACCCGAGTTGGTTCAACTTGCAAAGTTCTCGAAACAGCACGTGCCTGAGCAACATCCAAAG GACAAGAAAGACTTCATCGAGCAGAGAGTGAAAAGGCTGCTGAAAGCCGGAGTCACATCAGCTCTTGCCGTTATGGTCAAGGCTGACAACTCCATACTAACAGAGCAGACCAAAGAAATGTTAGCAAG GGTTTTCTTGGCCCTGTCTGAGAACCCAAGAGATCGCGGCACCATTGTAGCAGAAGGTGGTGGAAAG GCTTTGATACCGCTCGCTCTGGAGGGGACAGAAGCGGGGAAGGTGAAGGCCAGCCACGCCCTGGCAAAGATTGCCTCTATTTCAAATCCAGAGATTGCCTTTCCTGGTGAGAGG GTGTATGAGGTGATTCGGCCGTTGGTTAGTCTTCTTCACACAGACAGAGATGGAAAGCAGAATTACGAAGCTCTGAGGGGCCTGACAAACTTGGCCGGTTTCAGCGAAAAGCTGCG AGTGAAGATTGTGAAAGAGAGTGCTCTACCAGATATTGAAAGCTACATGTTCGAGCAACACGACCAGCTACGACAGGCTGCCACCGAGTGCATGTGCAACCTCGTCACATGTAAAGAG GTCCAAGAACGCTTTCTGCAAGATGGAAATGATAGGTtgaagctgctggtgctgctttgtggtgaggatgatgaaggcCTTCAGACCGCCGCAGCAGGAGCTCTGGCTATGCTCACAGCTGTCCAGAAGAAGCTGTGCACCAAATTAACCACAGTG ACATTGCAGTGGCTTGAGATCTTGCAGAGGTTGTGTCTCCACCACAATCCACAAATACAGCATCGCGGAATCGTGATTGTCTACAACATGCTGAACTCGGATGACAGCGAGCTGGCCAAAAAGCTGATCGAAAGTGAGATGCTGGAAATCCTGTCGGTGATAGGCAAAGCTGAGGACAGTCCCAAACGGCAGGAGGCCCTCGATGCCGCCCGCACCTGTCTGGTCAAAGCCATGGATCTTGGTCTCATCAAGCCATTCACCAACACATCCTGA
- the LOC115247679 gene encoding protein unc-45 homolog B-like encodes MLTAVQKKLCTKLTTVTLQWLEILQRLCLHHNPQIQHRGIVIVYNMLNSDDSELAKKLIESEMLEILSVIGKAEDSPKRQEALDAARTCLVKAMDLGLIKPFTNTS; translated from the exons ATGCTCACAGCTGTCCAGAAGAAGCTGTGCACCAAATTAACCACAGTG ACATTGCAGTGGCTTGAGATCTTGCAGAGGTTGTGTCTCCACCACAATCCACAAATACAGCATCGCGGAATCGTGATTGTCTACAACATGCTGAACTCGGATGACAGCGAGCTGGCCAAAAAGCTGATCGAAAGTGAGATGCTGGAAATCCTGTCGGTGATAGGCAAAGCTGAGGACAGTCCCAAACGGCAGGAGGCCCTCGATGCCGCCCGCACCTGTCTGGTCAAAGCCATGGATCTTGGTCTCATCAAGCCATTCACCAACACATCCTGA
- the dimt1l gene encoding dimethyladenosine transferase — MPKVKAEKKSRQHQEVKNQGIMFNTGIGQHILKNPLIVNSIIEKAALRPTDVVLEVGPGTGNMTVKLLEKAKKVVACELDCRLVAELQKRVQCTPMQNKLQILVGDVLKTDLPFFDICVANLPYQISSPFVFKLLLHRPFFRCAVLMFQREFAMRLVAPPGDKLYCRLSINTQLLARVDHLMKVGKNNFRPPPKVESSVVRIEPKNPPPPINFQEWDGLVRIAFVRKNKTLGAAFKSTAVEQLLEKNYRIHCSLHNVEVPADFSISKKIEGVLQEASFSEKRARSMDIDDFMVLLHAFNSAGIHFS, encoded by the exons ATGCCGAAAGTAAAGGCTGAGAAGAAAAGCAGGCAACATCAAGAAGTAAAGAACCAAG GTATCATGTTCAATACCGGCATTGGCCAACACATCCTGAAGAATCCCTTGATTGTCAATTCAATTATTGAGAAG GCTGCATTGAGGCCCACAGATGTGGTTCTGGAGGTGGGACCTGGTACTGGTAACATGACAGTGAAACTGCTGGAAAAGGctaaaaag GTAGTGGCATGTGAGTTGGACTGCAGATTAGTGGCCGAACTTCAAAAAAGAGTGCAGTGCAC ACCGATGCAGAACAAGCTTCAAATATTGGTTGGAGATGTACTGAAAACGGATCTGCCCTTCTTTGACATCTGCGTGGCCAATTTACCGTATCAG ATTTCATCGCCATTTGTCTTCAAACTTCTGCTGCATCGGCCTTTCTTCAG GTGTGCCGTGTTGATGTTCCAGAGAGAGTTTGCCATGCGGCTGGTGGCCCCCCCGGGGGACAAGCTCTACTGCCGACTGTCCATAAATACCCAGCTGTTGGCTCGGGTGGACCACCTCATGAAG GTAGGGAAGAATAATTTCCGTCCTCCACCGAAAGTGGAGTCGAGCGTTGTCAGAATAGAGCCCAAAAATCCGCCGCCTCCCATTAACTTCCAG GAGTGGGACGGCCTGGTCAGAATAGCCTTCgtaaggaaaaacaaaaccctcGGCGCGGCGTTCAA GTCCACGGCGGTAGAGCAGCTTCTGGAGAAGAACTACAGAATCCACTGCTCTCTCCACAACGTG GAAGTCCCAGCAGACTTCAGTATCAGCAAGAAGATTGAGGGTGTTCTGCAAGAGGCAAGTTTCTCCGAGAAGAGAGCCAGGTCCATGGACATtgatgacttcatggt GCTGCTTCATGCGTTTAATTCTGCAGGGATCCACTTTTCTTAA
- the cenph gene encoding centromere protein H, translating into MDPADDMEHHRVETVVLNDDTGGHQDASPPDMLRIKEQMTNQCFEMAVQLIAGKNKRSCSTSEAERELPDYTAEIERVKTLHFNSILALHRMQIWHAIGEKLKQSDPEADALKALSDRCLALCSHIKQLQQESKDLQDEITEIQKKRLEMKRLTHEKMKDIEELMAKKEHPDREKYKAALEKGQSNLEKYKKMAVMTQNVLRGIILACKINWLDDPKLRDIAMTLEDLPISD; encoded by the exons ATGGACCCAGCTGATGATATGGAGCACCACAGAGTGGAGACTGTGGTTCTAAATGATGACACCGGTGGACATCAGGATGCCTCCCCTCCAGACATGCTGAG AATAAAAGAACAGATGACCAACCAGTGCTTTGAGATGGCAGTACAACTCATTGCAG gaaaaaataaaagatctTGCAGCACATCTGAAGCTGAAAGAGAGTT GCCAGATTATACTGCTGAGATAGAGAGAGTCAAGACCCTTCATTTTAACAGCATATTGGCACTACACAG AATGCAGATTTGGCATGCGATTGGGGAAAAACTCAAACAAAGTGACCCAGAGGCAGA TGCCCTGAAAGCTTTGAGTGATCGCTGCTTGGCTCTGTGTTCACACATTAAACAGCTACAACAA GAGTCAAAAGATCTTCAAGATGAAATTACAGAGATCCAGAAAAAGAGACTTG AGATGAAACGGCTCACACATGAGAAAATGAAAGACATAGAAGAGCTGATGGCCAAGAAAGAGCATCCAGATAGAGAGAAGTACAAGGCTGCATTGGAGAAAGGCCAGTCAAACCTGGAGAAATACAAAAAGATGGCTGTCATGACTCAGAATGTCCTCAGG GGCATAATCTTGGCCTGTAAGATCAACTGGCTGGATGATCCTAAACTTCGAGACATTGCCATGACGCTGGAAGACTTGCCCATATCGGACTAG